A genomic segment from Syntrophotalea acetylenivorans encodes:
- a CDS encoding FIST signal transduction protein — translation MHIKTALSNKDSAEASVKELADELAALDPKLVLFFASTKYSPDTICGLMQNAFPTSEVFGCSTAGEIVSGQMLNNSIVAMAFSAEAIKDLDIQIVENLQDEQALTSAFGAFENHFKTPMTEIDPSEHVGIILIDGLSGAEEGFIESVGDLTNVTFIGGSAGDDLQFAATHVYANGKNYQNAAILALLKPGVDFTFIKTQSFRDLGKPLEVTKADELNREVLEFNGQPAAASYAAAIGTSIEKAPEHFIQNPIGLVIDDEPYVRSPQQIKGSSILFYCSVMEGMELSLLESTDMIKDTRLAIQQAAEELGGVSGIVNFNCILRTLELTDKNLTKEYGNLFGAVPTIGFSTYGEQYLGHINQTATMLVFK, via the coding sequence ATGCACATCAAAACCGCTCTTTCGAACAAGGATTCCGCAGAAGCCAGTGTGAAAGAACTCGCTGACGAGTTGGCCGCCCTTGACCCGAAACTGGTTCTGTTTTTCGCCTCGACCAAATATTCCCCTGATACTATTTGCGGACTCATGCAGAACGCCTTTCCGACAAGTGAAGTTTTCGGCTGTTCCACGGCCGGAGAAATTGTCAGTGGCCAGATGTTGAACAACTCCATCGTGGCCATGGCTTTCTCAGCGGAAGCCATTAAGGATCTGGATATCCAGATCGTAGAAAACCTTCAGGACGAGCAAGCTCTGACCAGCGCCTTCGGTGCCTTTGAGAATCACTTCAAAACCCCGATGACCGAGATTGATCCTTCTGAACATGTAGGCATTATCCTCATCGATGGCCTTTCCGGAGCCGAAGAAGGTTTTATCGAAAGCGTCGGCGATCTGACCAATGTCACCTTCATCGGGGGCTCGGCAGGGGACGACCTGCAATTTGCAGCGACCCATGTCTATGCCAACGGCAAAAACTACCAGAATGCCGCGATCCTCGCATTACTCAAGCCAGGAGTCGATTTCACGTTCATCAAAACCCAAAGTTTTCGCGATCTTGGCAAACCTCTCGAGGTTACCAAAGCCGATGAACTCAACAGGGAGGTCCTTGAGTTCAACGGTCAACCCGCAGCCGCCAGTTATGCCGCCGCCATCGGCACCTCGATTGAAAAAGCTCCCGAGCACTTCATCCAAAATCCCATTGGCCTGGTCATTGATGACGAACCCTATGTTCGCAGCCCGCAACAGATCAAGGGTTCCAGCATTCTATTCTATTGCAGCGTCATGGAGGGGATGGAACTCTCCCTGCTGGAGTCCACCGACATGATTAAAGACACCCGGCTGGCTATCCAACAGGCCGCGGAAGAATTGGGCGGGGTTTCCGGCATCGTCAACTTCAACTGCATTCTGAGAACTCTGGAGCTGACCGACAAGAATTTAACCAAAGAATACGGCAATCTGTTCGGAGCGGTCCCGACCATCGGCTTCAGCACCTATGGCGAACAGTATCTTGGTCATATCAACCAGACTGCCACCATGTTGGTGTTCAAATAG
- a CDS encoding 4-vinyl reductase produces the protein MALKTEFTMNNETNRRALNGHEVVMHSHHYLALITKLVEDLEDLGGPQILCEVVEENMRNILNDYFQENSLSSAEERYRAGEDYFSTFGLGKMHITGDEKGGEVRLTSSHIDEGWTMKWGPHSKPVNHLTRGFISAIFSAAFNKPPKSYAIDETASIVTGEQESKFIVTAL, from the coding sequence ATGGCGTTGAAAACTGAATTTACCATGAACAATGAAACCAATCGCCGCGCCTTGAACGGCCACGAAGTGGTAATGCACTCGCACCACTACCTGGCGCTGATCACCAAGCTTGTTGAGGACCTCGAAGACCTGGGCGGGCCGCAAATTCTCTGCGAGGTGGTTGAAGAGAACATGCGAAATATTCTCAACGATTATTTCCAGGAGAATTCCCTATCCTCCGCCGAGGAGCGTTACCGCGCTGGCGAGGACTATTTTTCCACCTTCGGTCTGGGCAAAATGCACATCACCGGGGACGAAAAGGGGGGAGAAGTCCGGCTCACCAGCAGCCATATCGATGAAGGCTGGACTATGAAATGGGGTCCGCACAGCAAGCCGGTTAACCATCTCACCCGCGGCTTTATTTCCGCCATTTTTTCTGCAGCCTTCAACAAGCCGCCCAAAAGTTACGCCATCGACGAAACGGCAAGCATTGTAACCGGCGAACAAGAAAGCAAATTCATTGTAACGGCTTTGTAA
- a CDS encoding ParA family protein — translation MANIISIVSSKGGAGKTTVALNLAVALAEGQEPTLLIDLDPLGGVGFSLARSDTEWQGLTEYLMDLTSIDEVVIPTKLQHLSILPRGSLDPLDVGLYEQLLHSSGTLQKILAAVEDRFRYIIIDTPSGLGQITRMALSVTTYAVLPLQAEPLALRTISQTLRVLQHVKENENPDLELLGILANMVQLKNDVSFTIMNTVWASLEGVLETYMPRSETFTLASEKGLPIAFLAGKYPAEAIRFESLATEIKSIIHNLGGVSGETDERPERALV, via the coding sequence ATGGCAAACATCATTTCTATCGTAAGTTCCAAGGGGGGAGCCGGTAAGACAACCGTCGCTTTGAATCTGGCCGTCGCCCTGGCGGAAGGACAGGAACCGACACTCCTGATCGACTTGGACCCTCTGGGTGGCGTCGGTTTTTCCCTCGCCCGCAGCGATACAGAATGGCAAGGCCTTACAGAATACCTCATGGACCTTACCTCAATTGACGAGGTGGTCATTCCAACCAAACTGCAGCACCTGTCGATTCTGCCACGAGGATCGCTGGACCCTCTGGACGTTGGACTTTATGAACAGCTTCTCCACTCTTCCGGCACGTTGCAGAAAATTCTAGCCGCCGTGGAAGACCGATTCCGTTACATCATCATCGACACACCCTCAGGCCTGGGCCAGATCACCAGGATGGCCCTTTCTGTCACTACCTATGCCGTCCTACCGTTACAGGCTGAACCGTTGGCTTTACGAACCATCTCCCAGACCCTGCGGGTGTTACAACACGTCAAGGAAAACGAGAATCCCGATCTGGAATTGCTGGGCATCCTGGCCAACATGGTTCAACTGAAAAACGACGTCTCTTTTACCATTATGAATACCGTCTGGGCTTCTTTGGAGGGGGTACTGGAAACCTACATGCCGCGATCCGAAACCTTCACTCTGGCCAGTGAAAAAGGGTTGCCCATCGCCTTTCTAGCGGGTAAATACCCCGCTGAAGCGATCCGGTTCGAGAGTCTGGCCACCGAAATCAAGAGCATCATTCACAACCTGGGTGGTGTTTCAGGAGAAACCGATGAGAGACCAGAGCGTGCCCTTGTATGA
- a CDS encoding DUF4388 domain-containing protein: protein MSQQSIQSFIPEEIDSGLKGNLSLTNITNLLQFLSLSSKKGLIELDRHPDNKEGRIYFVGEELVSAQSGTLTGIEGFADLLSWEQGTFHFLPDIGCIDKTIGLNVQHAILEAATLLDHQANEKAMSQNSEVEERGFSMEPTERDSSEVMNSLLEVPGVDAVVVVGRDGFVIESAGSSSRVNIEELGASLAHSINGIEEMGGELNVNNFQDMFIEYGRAVIMCRPVGDAVAAIITPDASKLGVIRHKTKKLFVELGQSF, encoded by the coding sequence ATGTCCCAACAATCCATACAAAGCTTTATTCCCGAGGAAATCGACAGTGGTCTGAAGGGCAACCTGTCGTTAACCAACATTACCAACCTTTTGCAATTTCTTTCCTTGAGTTCCAAAAAAGGATTGATCGAGCTAGACCGCCATCCCGACAACAAAGAGGGCAGAATCTATTTTGTTGGTGAAGAACTGGTTTCGGCTCAGTCGGGCACGCTGACAGGTATTGAAGGGTTTGCCGATCTGCTGAGTTGGGAACAGGGCACCTTCCATTTTTTGCCCGACATCGGGTGTATCGACAAAACCATCGGCCTTAACGTGCAGCATGCAATTCTAGAGGCGGCCACACTGCTTGACCATCAGGCAAATGAAAAGGCCATGAGCCAAAATAGCGAAGTTGAAGAAAGGGGTTTTTCAATGGAACCGACAGAACGGGATTCAAGTGAAGTCATGAACAGCTTATTGGAAGTTCCCGGCGTAGATGCCGTGGTCGTTGTCGGCCGAGACGGTTTTGTTATTGAATCAGCAGGCAGCAGCTCCAGGGTAAACATCGAAGAACTTGGAGCCTCTCTCGCCCATTCTATAAACGGCATCGAAGAAATGGGGGGCGAATTGAACGTCAACAATTTCCAGGACATGTTCATCGAGTATGGACGGGCAGTCATTATGTGTCGCCCGGTTGGCGACGCCGTGGCAGCCATTATCACGCCAGATGCGTCTAAACTGGGAGTAATCCGCCATAAAACGAAAAAGCTCTTCGTCGAACTCGGCCAATCATTCTAG